In Gemmatimonadales bacterium, the following are encoded in one genomic region:
- a CDS encoding Trm112 family protein gives MSLAPELLQILVCPKCKGELEYRTAPEALVCHACRLIYPVEDGIPIMLIDEAKPL, from the coding sequence ATGAGTCTGGCCCCCGAGCTGCTGCAGATCCTCGTGTGCCCCAAGTGCAAGGGCGAGCTGGAGTATCGTACCGCCCCGGAAGCGCTCGTCTGCCACGCCTGCCGTCTGATCTACCCGGTCGAGGACGGCATCCCCATCATGCTGATCGACGAAGCCAAGCCGCTCTAG